A stretch of the Coprobacillus cateniformis genome encodes the following:
- a CDS encoding CatB-related O-acetyltransferase: protein MAIPEMKVYPRSGDKETIYLQNVITHPNIRVGDYTIYNDFVNDPRLFEKNNVLYHYPINHDTLVIGKFCSIACGAKFLLNSANHTMSSLSTYPFPLFFEEWNLNIKDVSTSWDHKGDIVIGNDVWIGFEAIILAGVTIGDGAIIGSRAVVTKDVPPYCIVGGVPAKVIKKRFPEKIISSLLKMKWWDWSIDEIRKHINDIQSGSIDKLK, encoded by the coding sequence ATGGCTATTCCAGAAATGAAAGTATATCCCCGTTCAGGAGATAAAGAAACAATATATTTACAGAATGTTATTACTCATCCTAACATTAGAGTTGGGGATTATACAATATATAATGATTTTGTTAATGATCCTAGATTATTTGAAAAAAATAATGTTTTATATCATTATCCCATTAATCATGATACTCTTGTTATTGGCAAGTTCTGTTCTATCGCATGTGGGGCAAAGTTTTTATTAAATAGTGCCAATCATACAATGTCATCATTATCAACATATCCTTTTCCCTTGTTTTTTGAAGAATGGAATTTAAATATCAAAGATGTTTCAACATCATGGGATCATAAAGGTGATATTGTTATTGGAAATGATGTTTGGATAGGATTTGAAGCTATTATTTTAGCAGGCGTGACTATTGGGGATGGGGCGATAATTGGTTCACGTGCAGTTGTAACAAAAGATGTTCCGCCTTACTGTATTGTAGGTGGAGTTCCTGCTAAAGTCATTAAAAAACGTTTTCCAGAGAAAATCATTTCTTCATTGCTTAAAATGAAGTGGTGGGATTGGTCGATAGATGAAATCAGAAAACATATAAATGATATTCAATCTGGTTCTATTGATAAATTAAAATAA
- the rlmD gene encoding 23S rRNA (uracil(1939)-C(5))-methyltransferase RlmD, whose amino-acid sequence MKCQMSQRCGSCQYLDMDYSQQLIKKQKYCQKLFQKFPVQVHSVIGMQNPFEYRNKVIIAFNQRYEYGLYEEGSHRIVPIQQCMLHDQETHHILLKIQSLLKKYRTSIYDHQRHKGFLKHVLIRRAVQTNQTLVALVVTEPMFKGSKNFCSELVKTCPSVKTVVLNVNKRQTSIVLSQQEKVLYGKGFIVDELCGLTFKISAQSFYQINHEQCTRLYQKVSDLLEVKENQTVLDTYCGIGTIGMMIASRVSQVIGVELNQEAYKDAVNNAKMNKINNIHFYNQDATEFMKDMANQRTQIDCVIMDPPRAGSTKEFVQAIHILQPQQVIYVSCDPVTQARDLQWFWDIGYQTQDIYPFDMFPQTQAIETVICLTKGMNQK is encoded by the coding sequence ATGAAATGTCAAATGAGTCAACGATGTGGGAGTTGTCAATATCTAGATATGGATTATTCCCAACAACTCATCAAAAAACAAAAATATTGTCAGAAATTATTTCAAAAATTTCCTGTTCAAGTACATTCTGTTATAGGTATGCAAAATCCATTTGAATATCGTAATAAAGTTATTATTGCTTTTAATCAAAGATATGAATATGGTTTGTATGAAGAAGGTTCGCATCGGATTGTTCCAATTCAACAATGTATGTTACATGATCAGGAAACACATCATATTTTATTAAAAATACAATCTTTGTTAAAAAAATATAGAACTTCAATTTATGATCACCAAAGACATAAGGGGTTTTTAAAACATGTATTAATTAGAAGGGCAGTTCAAACAAATCAAACTTTAGTAGCTTTGGTGGTTACTGAGCCAATGTTTAAAGGCTCTAAGAATTTTTGCAGTGAATTGGTGAAAACTTGTCCAAGTGTTAAAACAGTTGTGTTAAATGTCAACAAACGACAAACGAGTATTGTTTTATCTCAACAAGAAAAAGTTCTATATGGAAAAGGTTTTATTGTTGATGAATTGTGTGGTTTAACTTTTAAGATATCTGCTCAATCTTTTTATCAGATTAATCATGAACAGTGTACAAGACTTTATCAAAAGGTTAGCGATTTGTTAGAGGTGAAAGAAAATCAAACTGTTTTAGATACCTATTGTGGAATTGGAACAATTGGAATGATGATTGCCAGTCGAGTGAGTCAGGTGATTGGTGTGGAACTGAATCAAGAAGCCTATAAGGATGCTGTGAATAATGCAAAAATGAATAAGATTAATAATATTCATTTTTATAATCAGGATGCTACTGAATTTATGAAAGATATGGCAAATCAACGTACTCAAATTGATTGTGTGATTATGGATCCGCCTCGAGCGGGAAGTACAAAAGAATTTGTTCAAGCCATTCATATTCTGCAACCTCAGCAAGTTATTTATGTTTCATGTGATCCAGTTACTCAGGCTAGAGATTTACAATGGTTTTGGGATATTGGATATCAAACTCAAGATATTTATCCGTTTGATATGTTTCCACAAACACAAGCAATTGAAACAGTTATATGCCTAACAAAAGGTATGAATCAAAAATAA
- the pepD gene encoding beta-Ala-His dipeptidase yields MAVLDTSIPIFNYFEEIAKIPHGSYNEQRIADYIESVAREHNLRCFRDEMNNVIVYKDASHGYESHVPLMLQAHIDMVNEKNNDCQHDFENDPLDLYIEDGFLHANGTTLGADDGYGVCYMLAILTDDSLKHPPLECVFTVQEEVGLFGAFGVDETQLSAKRMIGLDSETEGETCTSSSGGNDLMITKQITGEDNDSPVYVLEVRGLLGGHSGECIDKGRGNANKIAARVLYHFLKEGMDIRLIDITGGLKNNAIPRECTVAFASSNPFKSLYELVQAYQNDIYKELEMSDPGVSITIHEEECPVCICSRDSEAIISIMYLAPNGMIEKSQVIAGLTTVSLNMGVVRTHDDCVTIDYSIRSPLQSIRVELSLQLELIASLYNAYVKVSGDYPGWDYDPSSQLRSQFQAFYQQYTGLKLKEVATHGGLETGVLKGKIPELDIVTMGPNMSDIHTPDEKLELESFLKTYQLLVSFIETL; encoded by the coding sequence ATGGCTGTTTTAGATACAAGTATTCCAATTTTTAATTATTTTGAAGAAATCGCAAAGATTCCTCATGGTTCTTATAATGAGCAAAGGATTGCTGATTATATAGAATCTGTTGCGAGAGAGCATAATTTGCGCTGTTTTAGAGATGAAATGAATAATGTGATTGTTTATAAAGATGCAAGTCATGGTTATGAAAGTCATGTTCCACTCATGTTACAGGCTCACATAGATATGGTCAATGAGAAGAATAATGACTGCCAGCATGATTTTGAAAATGATCCACTTGATTTGTATATTGAAGATGGATTTTTACATGCCAATGGAACAACTTTAGGTGCTGATGATGGTTATGGGGTTTGTTACATGTTAGCAATTTTAACTGATGATTCTTTAAAGCATCCGCCTCTAGAATGTGTTTTTACAGTGCAAGAAGAGGTAGGATTATTTGGTGCATTTGGAGTAGATGAAACTCAATTATCTGCTAAAAGAATGATTGGTTTAGATAGTGAAACAGAAGGTGAGACATGTACATCATCTTCTGGTGGAAATGATTTGATGATTACGAAACAGATAACGGGTGAAGATAATGATTCTCCAGTATATGTTTTAGAAGTTAGAGGGCTCTTAGGTGGTCATTCTGGAGAGTGTATTGATAAAGGCAGAGGAAATGCTAATAAAATTGCTGCTAGAGTTTTATACCATTTCTTAAAAGAAGGTATGGACATTCGTTTAATCGATATAACTGGTGGATTAAAAAACAATGCAATTCCAAGAGAATGTACTGTGGCTTTTGCAAGTTCTAATCCTTTTAAATCACTTTATGAATTGGTTCAAGCCTATCAGAATGATATCTATAAAGAATTAGAAATGAGTGATCCAGGTGTTTCTATCACTATTCATGAAGAAGAATGTCCAGTGTGTATATGTTCACGAGATAGTGAGGCTATTATTTCAATTATGTATTTAGCACCTAATGGTATGATAGAAAAGTCACAAGTTATTGCTGGTTTAACAACAGTGTCATTAAATATGGGAGTTGTTCGTACTCATGATGATTGTGTGACTATAGATTATTCTATTCGTTCACCATTACAGAGTATTCGCGTAGAGCTGTCTTTACAATTAGAATTAATTGCCTCTTTATATAATGCTTATGTTAAGGTGTCAGGAGATTATCCGGGTTGGGATTACGATCCAAGTTCTCAATTAAGGAGTCAATTTCAAGCTTTTTATCAGCAATATACTGGTCTCAAATTAAAAGAGGTTGCAACTCATGGAGGATTGGAAACAGGTGTTTTGAAAGGGAAAATCCCTGAATTAGATATTGTAACAATGGGGCCAAATATGTCCGATATTCATACTCCAGATGAAAAATTAGAATTAGAATCTTTTCTCAAAACCTACCAATTGCTTGTTTCATTTATTGAAACTTTATAA
- a CDS encoding Smr/MutS family protein, giving the protein MNSGIMEIDVHGMNQFQAKTTINAALKKATRGTYIIRIIHGYHNGTVLRDMIRREYRSHPKIMRVELSMNSGITELILRTLI; this is encoded by the coding sequence ATGAATTCAGGAATAATGGAAATTGATGTTCATGGTATGAATCAATTTCAAGCAAAAACAACTATAAATGCTGCCTTAAAAAAAGCGACTAGGGGGACATATATAATCAGAATTATTCATGGTTATCATAATGGAACAGTTTTACGTGATATGATTCGTAGAGAATATCGCAGTCATCCTAAGATTATGAGAGTAGAATTGTCAATGAATTCTGGTATTACTGAATTGATATTGCGGACATTAATATAA
- a CDS encoding MATE family efflux transporter, whose translation MMFTNQDLKKLIIPLVIEQLLAVTVGFADTIMVSNVGEAAVSAVSLVDGINILLINIFAALGTGGAVVAAQFIGQGSHERARYSAKQLIMITAILSAIIMLVVIAVNGTLLHLIFGDVDIDVMKNAEIYFLFSAISYPFIALYNSGAALFRATGNSKISMVNSAIMNVINIVLNAVFIYGFQWGVFGAVLATLIARAIACCVILYVLSHSDNELRIEDFKHWSFDRIYIRKILSIGVPSGLENGMFQFGKILVQSLIATFGTYSIAANAVSNNLAQMQIIPGMAMGLAMVTVVGQCAGANQYDQARYYIKKLMKITYLSMFILIAILLMATPLILPFYSLSRETTDLAYQCIFLHGLIAITIWPLSFTFPNALRAANDAKYTMIVSALSMWIFRFCLSYVLGQYMNMGLLGVWIAMFVDWGVRCIFFVWRYQSGKWMNRQLV comes from the coding sequence ATGATGTTTACAAATCAAGATTTAAAAAAATTAATTATTCCACTTGTTATTGAACAGTTATTAGCAGTAACAGTTGGTTTTGCAGATACAATTATGGTGTCCAATGTTGGCGAAGCTGCTGTTTCAGCAGTTTCTTTAGTAGATGGAATTAATATTTTATTAATTAATATTTTTGCTGCTTTGGGAACTGGCGGAGCAGTTGTAGCTGCTCAATTTATAGGACAGGGATCACATGAAAGAGCTCGTTATTCAGCTAAGCAACTCATAATGATTACTGCTATTCTATCAGCAATCATTATGCTTGTTGTGATTGCTGTTAATGGAACACTATTGCATTTGATTTTTGGAGATGTAGATATTGATGTGATGAAAAATGCAGAAATTTATTTTTTATTTTCAGCTATATCATATCCATTTATTGCATTATATAATTCAGGAGCAGCACTTTTTAGAGCGACTGGGAATTCAAAAATTTCAATGGTTAATAGTGCTATTATGAATGTTATTAATATTGTTTTAAATGCGGTTTTTATTTATGGATTTCAATGGGGTGTTTTTGGAGCGGTTTTGGCAACTTTGATTGCACGTGCTATCGCATGTTGTGTCATCTTATATGTATTATCACATTCAGATAACGAACTTCGCATTGAAGATTTTAAACATTGGTCATTTGATAGAATTTATATTCGTAAGATTCTTTCTATAGGAGTACCATCTGGGTTAGAAAATGGTATGTTTCAATTTGGAAAAATTCTTGTCCAAAGTTTGATAGCGACGTTTGGGACCTATTCAATTGCAGCTAATGCAGTTTCAAATAATTTAGCTCAAATGCAGATTATCCCTGGTATGGCAATGGGATTAGCTATGGTGACTGTTGTAGGACAGTGTGCGGGAGCAAATCAATATGATCAAGCAAGATATTATATCAAAAAACTAATGAAAATTACTTATTTATCCATGTTTATCTTGATTGCTATTCTTTTAATGGCGACCCCATTGATTTTACCATTTTATTCTCTATCTAGAGAGACAACCGATTTAGCATACCAGTGTATTTTCTTACATGGACTCATAGCAATAACGATTTGGCCATTATCGTTTACATTCCCCAATGCCTTAAGGGCAGCGAATGATGCCAAATATACAATGATTGTTTCAGCACTTTCTATGTGGATCTTTCGATTCTGTTTGAGTTATGTATTAGGACAATATATGAATATGGGGTTATTGGGTGTTTGGATAGCTATGTTTGTTGATTGGGGTGTACGTTGCATTTTCTTTGTTTGGCGTTATCAAAGCGGAAAGTGGATGAATAGACAACTTGTATAA
- a CDS encoding 16S rRNA pseudouridine(516) synthase, protein MNECRTLIKHGFVEVNNQVINDHRYVVHDDDKINVFGKAIHSQPFVYYMMNKPKGYICANYDKNHLCVVDLIERNDCICVGRLDKDTTGFLLLTNDKSIVKALLLPQNHQPKTYLVTTRFPIDENSIYRFEMGIVIDQDICCLPAQLELINTHQCYLTLHEGKYHQVKKMFLSCQNEVVDLKRIAFAGLVLDASLGYGEYRQLNQDEFQKLKELVCQ, encoded by the coding sequence ATGAATGAGTGTAGAACATTAATCAAACATGGATTTGTTGAGGTCAATAATCAAGTTATAAATGATCATCGCTACGTCGTTCATGATGATGATAAAATTAATGTATTTGGAAAAGCAATTCACTCTCAGCCTTTTGTTTATTATATGATGAACAAGCCTAAAGGTTATATTTGTGCTAATTATGATAAAAATCATTTGTGTGTTGTTGATTTAATTGAAAGAAATGATTGCATCTGTGTTGGTAGATTAGATAAGGATACAACTGGTTTTTTACTTTTAACAAATGATAAATCTATTGTCAAAGCCTTATTATTACCACAAAATCATCAGCCAAAAACATATTTGGTAACGACCCGTTTTCCAATTGATGAGAATTCTATATATAGGTTTGAAATGGGAATAGTGATAGATCAAGATATATGTTGTCTGCCAGCTCAATTAGAACTTATAAATACTCATCAATGTTATTTGACTCTCCACGAAGGAAAATATCATCAGGTAAAAAAGATGTTTTTATCTTGCCAAAATGAGGTTGTTGACCTCAAGAGAATTGCATTTGCCGGTCTTGTATTAGATGCTTCTTTAGGTTATGGAGAATATCGTCAATTGAATCAAGATGAATTTCAAAAATTGAAAGAATTAGTTTGTCAATAA